The following coding sequences are from one Granulicella sp. L56 window:
- the ffh gene encoding signal recognition particle protein → MFENLSDKLQRSFKTLRGQGTITEENISDALREIRLALLESDVNLNVVTELIEHIRTRALGEQVATALSPSEQIVKIVHDELVNVLGKDTARFQKSSQPPSVILMAGLQGSGKTTTSGKLAQWLKKAGHRPMLVSVDVYRPAAREQLAIVARSINAQLYEGDIKGEAADSKLVERLAKEAKREAANYGCDILIVDTAGRNHIDDALMAEMAALKKLLNPSEILFVADAMTGQDAVNSAKAFNDHLTITGAILTKMDGDARGGAALSIRHVTGAPIKFLGTGEKPDAFEPFHPDRIVGRIMGHGDIATLLERAESTLDKGKAEQFAKKALSGDGFSLDDFREQLRQIKKMGSMKSILKMLPSVGPFAGMQQAVENVDEGQFNRVESIINSMTNKERQNHEIINGNRRKRIAAGSGTTVQDVNNLLRQYGQMRKMFKTMGSGGGIKAQQRMMSQMQGRQKFGR, encoded by the coding sequence ATGTTTGAAAACCTAAGCGACAAACTCCAGCGATCCTTTAAGACTCTCCGCGGCCAGGGCACCATCACCGAAGAGAACATCTCCGACGCTCTGCGCGAGATTCGCCTCGCCCTGCTCGAGTCCGACGTCAACCTCAACGTCGTCACCGAACTCATCGAGCACATCCGCACCCGCGCCCTCGGCGAGCAAGTCGCCACCGCGCTCTCGCCCTCCGAGCAGATCGTCAAGATCGTCCACGACGAGCTGGTCAACGTCCTCGGCAAGGACACCGCCCGCTTCCAGAAGTCCTCGCAGCCCCCCTCGGTCATCCTCATGGCCGGGCTGCAAGGCTCCGGCAAAACGACAACCTCCGGCAAGCTCGCCCAGTGGCTCAAAAAAGCCGGTCACCGGCCCATGCTCGTCTCGGTGGACGTCTACCGCCCCGCCGCCCGCGAGCAGCTCGCCATCGTCGCCCGCTCCATCAACGCGCAGCTCTACGAAGGCGACATTAAAGGAGAGGCCGCAGACTCCAAGCTAGTAGAACGCCTCGCCAAAGAGGCCAAGCGCGAAGCCGCCAACTACGGCTGCGACATCCTCATCGTCGACACCGCTGGCCGCAACCACATCGACGACGCCCTCATGGCCGAGATGGCCGCGCTCAAAAAGCTCCTCAACCCCAGCGAGATCCTCTTCGTCGCCGACGCCATGACCGGACAGGACGCCGTCAACTCCGCCAAGGCCTTCAACGACCACCTCACCATCACCGGAGCCATCCTCACCAAGATGGACGGAGACGCCCGCGGCGGCGCTGCCCTCTCCATCCGCCACGTCACCGGAGCGCCCATCAAGTTCCTCGGCACCGGCGAAAAGCCCGACGCCTTCGAGCCCTTCCACCCCGACCGCATCGTCGGCCGCATCATGGGCCACGGCGACATCGCCACCCTGCTCGAACGCGCCGAATCCACCCTCGACAAGGGCAAAGCCGAGCAGTTCGCCAAAAAGGCCCTCTCCGGCGACGGCTTCTCGCTCGACGACTTCCGCGAGCAGCTCCGTCAGATTAAAAAGATGGGCAGCATGAAGTCCATCCTCAAGATGCTCCCCTCGGTCGGCCCCTTCGCGGGCATGCAGCAGGCCGTCGAAAACGTGGACGAAGGCCAGTTCAACCGCGTCGAATCCATCATCAACTCGATGACCAACAAAGAGCGCCAGAACCACGAGATCATCAACGGCAACCGCCGCAAGCGCATCGCCGCAGGCTCCGGCACCACCGTGCAGGACGTCAACAACCTCCTCCGCCAATACGGCCAGATGCGAAAGATGTTCAAAACCATGGGCTCAGGAGGCGGCATCAAAGCCCAGCAACGCATGATGAGCCAAATGCAAGGAAGACAAAAATTCGGTAGGTAG
- a CDS encoding family 43 glycosylhydrolase → MPTRTGTCRQILASAILFTFFCALAAHAQSPQGNIAPKPLFRDPVHDGAADPTVIWNQSKKQWWMFYTNRRADQTPSDPKDVAWLHQTRIGIATSSDHGATWKYHGIANIPYGKPDYTQWAPAIINVDGTYHMFLTIVPGTFHTWDAPRSIIHLTSRDLEHWKFLSQLDLASDRVIDPCVFHLPNGAWRIWYKDERDHSHIHFTDSPDLNTWTPRGAAITDRSSEGPIVFRWHDEYWMIVDAWHGLGVYHSADATNWQRQPDNLLGIPGTVPTDRTLGHHADIILSGQRAYIFYFTHQGGPDNDPSLPHSGSRTVIQVGELHWKDGTLTVDRDQPTHIWLEPGEPNR, encoded by the coding sequence ATGCCGACTCGTACCGGAACCTGCCGCCAAATTCTTGCGTCCGCAATCCTCTTCACCTTCTTTTGCGCTCTCGCCGCGCACGCGCAATCACCGCAAGGAAACATTGCCCCCAAGCCTCTCTTCCGCGACCCCGTCCACGACGGCGCAGCCGACCCAACCGTCATCTGGAACCAGTCCAAAAAACAATGGTGGATGTTCTACACCAACCGCCGCGCCGACCAGACTCCTTCCGATCCCAAAGACGTAGCATGGCTGCATCAGACCCGCATCGGCATAGCCACTTCAAGCGACCATGGCGCCACATGGAAGTATCACGGCATCGCCAACATCCCCTACGGCAAGCCCGACTACACTCAATGGGCACCCGCAATCATTAACGTCGATGGAACTTACCACATGTTCCTCACCATCGTGCCCGGCACCTTCCACACCTGGGACGCGCCGCGTTCCATCATCCATCTCACCAGCCGCGATCTCGAACACTGGAAGTTCCTCTCCCAACTCGATCTTGCCTCTGACCGCGTCATCGATCCCTGCGTCTTCCATCTCCCCAACGGCGCATGGCGGATCTGGTACAAAGACGAGCGCGACCATAGCCACATCCACTTCACCGACAGCCCTGACCTCAACACATGGACTCCCCGCGGTGCCGCCATCACCGACCGCTCCAGCGAAGGCCCCATCGTCTTTCGCTGGCACGACGAATACTGGATGATCGTCGATGCCTGGCACGGCCTCGGCGTCTATCACTCCGCCGACGCAACCAACTGGCAGCGACAACCCGACAACCTGCTCGGCATACCGGGAACCGTCCCCACCGACCGCACCCTTGGCCACCACGCCGACATCATCCTCAGCGGCCAGCGCGCCTATATCTTCTACTTCACCCATCAGGGAGGCCCAGACAACGATCCATCCCTGCCGCACTCCGGCTCACGCACCGTCATCCAGGTAGGCGAACTCCACTGGAAAGACGGCACCCTCACCGTAGATCGAGATCAACCCACCCACATCTGGCTTGAACCCGGCGAACCCAACCGTTAG
- a CDS encoding dienelactone hydrolase family protein translates to MRRTALRLLALCLLLPLAAQAQDWAKARLDKSPRHHEYISLKHGDHTVQAFVVYPEVSHKAPVVILIHEIFGLTNWAKEMADEIAAEGYIVIAPDLLSGHGPHGGGFSEFASQDDAVKAVSSLNPDDVNADLDAAADYAKKIPSANGKLAVTGFCWGGGKSFAFATHRHDLSAAFVFYGAPPSDFTTITAPVYGFYAGNDARISSTVPATTEAMKTANKKYEPVIYDGAGHGFMRAGEAPDPTPANKKAREDGFDRLIKLLGTM, encoded by the coding sequence ATGCGACGCACGGCCCTTAGACTTCTTGCACTCTGCTTGCTTCTTCCTCTCGCCGCTCAAGCCCAGGACTGGGCGAAGGCGCGCCTCGATAAATCTCCACGCCACCATGAATATATCTCGCTCAAGCATGGTGACCACACGGTGCAGGCCTTTGTTGTCTACCCTGAGGTCAGCCACAAGGCTCCTGTAGTCATCCTTATCCACGAGATATTCGGCCTGACAAACTGGGCCAAGGAGATGGCCGATGAGATTGCAGCCGAGGGCTACATCGTTATCGCGCCCGACCTGCTTTCGGGACATGGACCGCATGGCGGCGGCTTCAGCGAGTTCGCAAGCCAGGACGATGCCGTCAAAGCGGTCTCCAGCCTGAACCCTGATGATGTCAACGCAGACCTCGACGCCGCAGCGGACTATGCGAAGAAGATTCCCTCGGCCAATGGCAAGCTGGCCGTGACAGGCTTCTGCTGGGGCGGCGGAAAGTCCTTTGCCTTCGCCACGCATCGCCATGATTTGTCGGCAGCGTTTGTTTTCTACGGCGCGCCACCATCCGATTTCACCACGATCACCGCGCCTGTCTATGGCTTCTATGCCGGCAACGATGCTCGCATCAGCTCCACGGTTCCAGCTACCACCGAAGCGATGAAGACAGCTAACAAAAAGTACGAGCCGGTGATCTACGATGGCGCGGGCCATGGATTTATGCGGGCAGGCGAAGCTCCTGATCCGACTCCAGCGAATAAAAAGGCCCGGGAAGATGGGTTCGATCGCTTGATCAAGCTGCTCGGTACGATGTGA
- a CDS encoding peroxiredoxin-like family protein, which translates to MAASLQDQLDRITQNTRKLVQADRLAISEQATAELLNTGIERRILPVGSVAPSFSLQDTRSGKPIQSADLLALGPLVVKFFRGRWCPYCVTELETWRELYPQLRERGALFVAISPQTPRQNDFMIQQHALPFPLLADPGAEVAEKFGIAYAIPEQHRRYYQSILINIPFNNAGLSYHNATEASWRLPLPALFVIRQDGTIAFSEAHADFRVRPEPADVLAAL; encoded by the coding sequence GTGGCCGCCTCTCTTCAAGACCAACTCGATCGCATCACGCAAAACACTCGCAAGCTCGTGCAGGCCGACCGTCTCGCTATTTCTGAACAGGCCACCGCTGAGCTGCTGAATACAGGGATTGAGCGACGCATTCTTCCCGTGGGAAGCGTTGCCCCGAGCTTCTCTCTACAGGACACACGCAGCGGAAAGCCGATACAGTCTGCCGACCTGTTGGCCCTTGGGCCGTTGGTCGTCAAGTTTTTTCGTGGACGGTGGTGTCCTTATTGCGTCACCGAACTGGAGACCTGGCGTGAGCTTTATCCACAGCTCCGCGAACGCGGCGCACTCTTCGTCGCCATCTCGCCACAGACTCCGCGGCAGAATGACTTCATGATTCAGCAGCACGCTCTGCCCTTCCCGCTGCTTGCCGATCCCGGCGCAGAGGTAGCAGAAAAATTTGGTATCGCCTACGCCATCCCTGAGCAGCATCGGCGCTACTACCAGAGCATCCTTATCAATATTCCTTTCAACAATGCAGGTTTGAGTTATCACAACGCTACGGAAGCGAGCTGGCGGCTTCCGTTGCCTGCGCTCTTCGTGATCCGGCAGGATGGAACCATCGCCTTCAGCGAAGCCCATGCCGACTTTCGCGTTCGTCCTGAGCCTGCGGATGTGCTGGCCGCGCTTTAG
- a CDS encoding Pr6Pr family membrane protein, with protein sequence MAKRYILAAARLFFGLLTLAAIITSFIDSVIQSSNSATNFFSFFTILTNLFVAIVLIVSAANLIRHRDPTEADDILRGSATVSIAIVGLVFGLLLSHLDSGLIPWTNFVLHSLMPVVMVLDWLIQPPKAKLVPRHIWFWVVYPIAYLAYSLIRGAFTNWYPYWFIDPNKSPGGWTGVAVHSAAITIGFLAVSFLLLWLGNKFKRNVI encoded by the coding sequence ATGGCCAAACGGTACATCCTAGCCGCCGCCCGCCTCTTCTTCGGCCTCCTCACCCTGGCCGCGATCATCACATCCTTCATCGACTCCGTCATCCAGAGCAGCAATAGCGCAACCAACTTCTTCAGCTTTTTCACCATCCTCACCAATCTCTTCGTCGCCATCGTCCTCATCGTCAGCGCAGCCAATCTCATCCGCCACCGCGACCCCACCGAAGCCGACGACATCCTTCGCGGCAGCGCAACCGTCTCCATCGCCATCGTCGGGCTCGTCTTCGGCCTTCTCCTCAGCCACCTCGACAGCGGACTGATCCCCTGGACCAACTTCGTCCTCCACTCCCTCATGCCCGTCGTCATGGTGCTCGACTGGCTCATCCAGCCGCCAAAAGCGAAGCTCGTCCCCAGACACATCTGGTTCTGGGTCGTCTACCCCATCGCCTATCTTGCCTACTCGCTCATCCGCGGAGCCTTCACAAACTGGTATCCCTACTGGTTCATCGACCCCAACAAATCCCCCGGCGGCTGGACCGGCGTCGCCGTCCACAGCGCCGCCATCACCATCGGCTTCCTCGCCGTCAGCTTCCTACTGCTCTGGCTCGGCAACAAGTTCAAGCGCAACGTCATCTAA
- a CDS encoding transposase, whose amino-acid sequence MPLGLKRYQQEGDDHFITFSCHHRKPYLNTPTARDIFLDSLERTRSHYQFEILGYVVMPEHVHLLVSEPPDDLLSKALQAMKISVSRRLTERPFWQARYYDFNVFTHDKRVEKLKYMHRNPVKRDLVMHPEDWHWSSYRHYLLEEPSPVLITQA is encoded by the coding sequence ATGCCGCTCGGCCTAAAGCGATACCAACAAGAAGGCGACGACCACTTCATCACCTTCAGTTGCCACCACCGCAAACCCTACCTCAACACCCCAACCGCAAGAGACATCTTCCTCGACTCTCTAGAACGCACCCGCAGCCACTACCAATTCGAAATCCTCGGCTACGTGGTCATGCCGGAGCACGTTCACCTGCTCGTCAGCGAACCTCCCGACGATCTATTGTCGAAGGCCCTTCAAGCCATGAAGATCTCCGTCTCCAGACGCCTCACGGAACGCCCTTTCTGGCAGGCCCGCTACTACGACTTCAACGTCTTCACTCATGATAAGCGGGTCGAGAAGCTGAAGTACATGCACCGCAACCCGGTCAAACGCGACCTCGTGATGCATCCCGAAGACTGGCACTGGTCATCCTATCGCCACTATCTTCTGGAAGAACCATCTCCGGTCTTAATCACCCAGGCTTAG
- a CDS encoding site-specific tyrosine recombinase yields the protein MPAEVQVRGNAQTVREFVAYLRVEKGLRPASCEAYQVDLEQFAEHVEGRNGVLVSAVQADVSGFMEGLRGHGVESRSIARKLSALRGFYRWLLMDKRIDHDPTVNIETPSSWKVLPKSLAEGEVGEMLERTGVAARAADADGLALRDHAILELLYAGGLRVGEICSLGVEDLHLDQARAQVRGKGDKERIVPLGRSAVEALERYLSLGRPGLVRGGMQRALFLSVRGKPLTRQWVWEMVRSASGTGTKASPHMLRHSCATHMVEHGADLRSVQTLLGHADIATTQVYTHVALGHLKAVHRAHHPRGKRREATL from the coding sequence ATGCCAGCAGAGGTTCAGGTTCGGGGTAACGCGCAGACGGTGCGGGAGTTTGTTGCGTATCTGCGCGTGGAGAAAGGGCTGCGACCGGCTAGTTGTGAGGCTTATCAGGTCGATCTGGAGCAGTTTGCCGAGCATGTTGAGGGGCGGAACGGGGTGCTGGTGTCGGCGGTGCAGGCCGATGTGAGCGGATTTATGGAAGGGCTGCGCGGGCATGGGGTGGAGTCGCGGTCGATTGCGCGGAAGTTGAGCGCGCTGCGAGGGTTCTATCGCTGGCTGTTGATGGATAAGCGGATTGACCATGACCCCACGGTGAATATTGAGACTCCTTCGAGTTGGAAGGTGCTGCCGAAGTCGCTTGCCGAGGGCGAGGTGGGCGAGATGCTGGAGCGCACGGGCGTGGCTGCGCGTGCGGCGGATGCGGATGGGCTGGCGCTGCGCGACCACGCGATTCTGGAGCTGCTTTATGCGGGTGGGTTGAGAGTGGGAGAGATTTGCTCGCTGGGGGTGGAGGATCTGCATCTCGATCAGGCGCGAGCGCAGGTGAGAGGGAAGGGCGACAAGGAGAGGATTGTTCCGCTGGGACGGAGTGCGGTGGAGGCGCTGGAGCGGTATCTGTCGCTGGGAAGGCCGGGGTTGGTGCGTGGCGGGATGCAGCGCGCGCTGTTTTTGAGTGTGCGCGGGAAGCCGCTGACGCGGCAGTGGGTTTGGGAGATGGTGCGGAGTGCTTCGGGGACGGGAACGAAGGCGAGTCCGCATATGCTGCGGCATAGCTGCGCGACGCATATGGTGGAGCATGGTGCGGACTTGAGGAGCGTGCAGACGCTGCTGGGTCATGCGGATATTGCGACCACCCAGGTTTATACGCATGTGGCGCTGGGACATTTGAAGGCGGTGCATCGGGCGCATCATCCGCGTGGGAAGCGGCGTGAGGCCACGCTGTGA
- a CDS encoding tyrosine-type recombinase/integrase, translating to MGTNINDLAEGFLAMLANERGASEHTVRAYAREVRGFAAYLTETLGKDARIVVVEHLHIRAYLGVLYERGLTKASAARALAAIRSWFKWLAKEGKVAQNPALLVSTPKRPLHLPRVPSMEEVNRVLDSLEKPNKQEATEAAAWPERDRVIFELLYGCGIRNSELVGLNMGSVKWRDDAVLVRGKGKKERLVPLGDEAAAALRIYLPLREAKLTAAGKGGLVHDGPLLTNLRMRGDCRLTTRSVGRIVKAIALSRGLAADVHPHTLRHAFGTHMLEEGADLRAIQEMLGHERLSTTQRYTQLTVGQVQRVYDETHPRAK from the coding sequence GTGGGAACTAATATCAATGATCTGGCGGAGGGTTTTCTGGCGATGCTCGCGAATGAGCGCGGTGCATCGGAGCATACGGTGCGGGCTTATGCGCGGGAGGTGCGTGGGTTTGCCGCTTATCTCACCGAGACGTTGGGGAAGGATGCGCGCATTGTGGTGGTGGAGCACCTGCATATTCGGGCTTATCTTGGCGTGCTGTATGAGCGTGGGTTGACGAAGGCGAGTGCGGCGCGCGCGCTGGCGGCGATTCGGAGCTGGTTCAAATGGCTGGCGAAGGAAGGAAAGGTGGCGCAGAATCCAGCGTTGCTGGTGAGTACGCCCAAGCGGCCGCTGCACCTGCCTCGCGTGCCGAGCATGGAAGAGGTAAACCGCGTGCTGGATTCGCTGGAGAAGCCGAACAAGCAGGAGGCAACTGAGGCGGCGGCATGGCCGGAGCGGGATCGTGTGATCTTCGAGCTGCTGTATGGCTGTGGAATTCGTAACTCGGAGTTGGTGGGTTTGAATATGGGCAGCGTCAAGTGGCGCGACGATGCTGTTCTGGTTCGTGGCAAAGGGAAAAAAGAGCGTCTGGTTCCGCTGGGAGATGAGGCTGCGGCGGCGCTGCGGATTTATCTACCACTGCGCGAGGCGAAGCTGACGGCGGCGGGCAAGGGTGGGCTGGTTCATGATGGACCTCTCCTAACGAACCTGCGGATGCGTGGGGATTGCCGTTTGACGACGCGGAGTGTGGGCCGGATCGTGAAGGCGATTGCCCTGAGCCGAGGGCTGGCGGCGGATGTGCATCCGCATACGCTGCGCCATGCTTTTGGGACGCACATGCTGGAAGAGGGTGCGGACCTGCGAGCGATTCAGGAGATGCTGGGGCACGAGCGGCTGTCGACGACGCAGCGATACACGCAGTTGACCGTGGGGCAGGTGCAACGGGTGTATGACGAGACGCATCCCCGAGCGAAGTAA
- a CDS encoding group III truncated hemoglobin, translating into MADEKITEDEISNLVDRFYAKVQLDPEIGPIFNEKVEDWPTHLALLKNFWSTVMLTTGRYKGDPMMTHLQLPLEPSHFNRWLELFAETAKEVMAPAHAAIIIAKSERIAGNFKAGIAYQRGSFAQPNL; encoded by the coding sequence ATGGCGGACGAAAAAATCACAGAAGACGAAATCTCAAACCTGGTAGACCGCTTCTACGCCAAGGTTCAACTCGACCCCGAGATCGGCCCTATCTTCAATGAGAAGGTCGAGGACTGGCCCACACACCTCGCCCTGCTCAAAAACTTCTGGTCCACCGTCATGCTCACCACCGGTCGCTACAAAGGCGACCCCATGATGACCCACCTCCAGCTTCCGCTCGAGCCCAGCCACTTCAACCGTTGGCTCGAACTCTTCGCCGAAACCGCGAAAGAGGTCATGGCTCCAGCTCATGCCGCCATCATCATCGCCAAGTCTGAGCGCATCGCAGGCAACTTCAAGGCGGGCATCGCCTACCAGCGAGGCAGCTTCGCGCAGCCTAATTTGTAA
- the pgi gene encoding glucose-6-phosphate isomerase: MATQLAPLGERKAWKALQTHFQQIGGKHLRELFAEDPARGERFTAETGGIFLDYSKNRITDETLKLLLQLAEESGLREKIEAMFRGDKINITENRAVLHVALRAPKGESIVLDGEDVVPAVHDVLDKMSAFADRVRSGEWKGHTGKKIRNVVNIGIGGSDLGPVMAYEALKYYSQRDLTFRFVSNVDGTDFAEAVEDLDAEETLFLVASKTFTTLETMTNAHTARDWALAKLGDEKAVAKHFVAISTNAKEVAKFGIDTANMFGFWDWVGGRYSMDSAIGLSTMLAIGPDNFRAMLAGFHEMDVHFRTTPFEKNLPVLLGLLTVWYTDFFDAQTVAILPYEQYLKRFPAYLQQLTMESNGKHVTLEGKQVDTLTGPIYWGEPGTNGQHSFYQLIHQGTRLIPCDFIGFYKTLNPLGQHHDILMANVFAQAEALAFGKTAEQVKAEGTPDWLVPHRVFEGNRPSNTILADHLTPEVLGKLVALYEHAVFTQGAIWNIDSFDQWGVELGKVLAQKIIGELESETEPKLAHDTSTTSLIRRYRKNK, from the coding sequence ATGGCAACACAACTCGCACCTCTCGGCGAACGGAAGGCATGGAAGGCTCTTCAAACCCATTTTCAGCAGATTGGCGGCAAGCATCTGCGTGAGTTGTTTGCCGAGGACCCCGCGCGCGGAGAGCGGTTTACCGCGGAGACAGGTGGCATATTTCTTGACTACTCGAAGAACCGCATCACCGACGAGACCCTGAAGCTGTTGCTCCAACTGGCTGAGGAGTCGGGGCTGCGCGAGAAGATCGAGGCGATGTTCCGCGGCGACAAGATTAACATCACGGAGAACCGCGCCGTTCTGCATGTCGCCCTGCGCGCGCCGAAGGGTGAGTCCATCGTTCTCGACGGCGAAGATGTCGTTCCCGCCGTGCACGACGTGCTGGACAAAATGTCTGCCTTCGCCGATCGCGTCCGCAGTGGCGAGTGGAAGGGGCACACCGGCAAAAAGATTCGCAATGTCGTCAACATCGGCATCGGCGGTTCGGACCTCGGCCCGGTCATGGCATACGAGGCGCTGAAGTACTACAGCCAGCGCGATCTCACCTTCCGCTTTGTCTCCAACGTCGATGGCACCGATTTTGCCGAAGCCGTCGAAGACCTCGACGCGGAAGAGACGCTGTTCCTGGTTGCCTCCAAGACCTTCACCACGCTCGAAACTATGACCAACGCCCACACCGCGCGCGATTGGGCGCTGGCAAAGCTCGGCGACGAGAAGGCTGTGGCCAAACACTTCGTAGCTATCTCGACCAACGCCAAAGAGGTAGCGAAGTTTGGCATCGATACCGCGAACATGTTCGGTTTCTGGGACTGGGTCGGAGGGCGCTACTCGATGGACTCGGCCATCGGGTTGTCAACGATGCTCGCCATCGGGCCGGACAACTTTCGCGCCATGCTCGCTGGATTTCACGAGATGGACGTGCACTTCCGCACCACGCCGTTCGAGAAAAATCTTCCCGTTCTGCTGGGTTTGCTGACCGTCTGGTACACCGACTTCTTCGACGCGCAGACCGTGGCGATTCTTCCTTACGAGCAATATCTGAAGCGTTTCCCGGCCTATCTCCAGCAGTTGACAATGGAGTCGAACGGCAAGCACGTCACACTCGAAGGAAAGCAGGTCGACACCCTGACCGGCCCGATCTACTGGGGAGAGCCCGGCACCAACGGACAGCACTCGTTCTACCAGCTTATCCATCAGGGCACGCGGCTCATCCCCTGCGACTTCATCGGCTTCTACAAGACGCTGAACCCGCTGGGCCAGCACCATGACATACTCATGGCCAACGTCTTCGCGCAGGCCGAGGCGCTCGCCTTTGGCAAGACCGCCGAGCAGGTCAAGGCAGAGGGCACACCCGACTGGCTGGTGCCGCACCGCGTCTTCGAGGGCAACCGTCCCTCCAACACGATCCTCGCCGACCATCTGACACCCGAGGTGCTGGGCAAACTGGTAGCACTCTACGAGCACGCTGTCTTCACGCAAGGCGCCATCTGGAACATCGACTCCTTCGATCAATGGGGAGTCGAACTGGGCAAGGTACTGGCGCAGAAGATCATCGGCGAATTGGAGAGCGAGACCGAGCCGAAACTGGCGCACGATACTTCGACCACAAGCCTGATCCGGCGATACCGCAAGAATAAGTAG
- a CDS encoding IclR family transcriptional regulator C-terminal domain-containing protein, whose product MSLAPSRPVPSIASPATAPLPDTPKATPAASLDIYTGDPNFMTSLARGLIVIQAFTQQSPQMTISQLSIKTGLSRAAVRRCLYTLTKLGFAGAEDGSRYSLRPRMLTLSHTYTASNTLSSAAQPILERMSAALRESFSVATLDGEDIVYIARTSVSRVMSVDLHIGSRLPAYCTSMGRILLAYLPSEQLESYLAKVELIPYTTRTVNTIEKLRLHLRNIRRNGYSICDQEYEVGLRSLAVPVFSPSGRAVATINLSGNAQRMSVMDMQTRYLPHLRNAASELSVFLR is encoded by the coding sequence ATGAGTCTCGCTCCCAGCCGCCCTGTCCCATCCATCGCATCGCCTGCGACCGCTCCTCTACCTGACACGCCGAAAGCTACACCCGCCGCATCCCTTGACATCTATACCGGTGACCCCAATTTCATGACGTCGCTGGCGCGTGGGCTGATCGTGATCCAGGCATTCACGCAGCAGTCGCCGCAGATGACGATCTCTCAGCTCAGCATTAAGACCGGCCTCTCGCGTGCCGCGGTACGGAGGTGCCTCTATACGCTGACCAAGCTGGGTTTCGCGGGTGCCGAAGATGGATCGCGCTACTCGCTGCGCCCACGGATGCTGACGCTCTCGCACACCTATACGGCCTCCAATACGCTATCGAGCGCAGCGCAGCCTATTCTTGAGCGGATGTCGGCTGCGTTGCGCGAATCTTTCTCGGTGGCAACGCTCGATGGGGAAGACATTGTTTACATTGCGAGGACGAGCGTTAGTCGGGTAATGTCGGTGGACCTGCATATAGGCAGCCGCTTGCCAGCGTATTGCACCAGCATGGGGCGAATACTGCTGGCCTATCTGCCTTCAGAGCAGCTTGAGAGCTACTTGGCCAAGGTGGAGCTGATTCCGTATACGACGCGAACGGTAAACACAATCGAAAAGCTGCGGCTACACCTGCGTAACATTCGGCGGAATGGCTATTCCATTTGCGATCAGGAGTATGAGGTTGGGCTGCGATCGCTGGCGGTGCCAGTGTTCTCTCCTTCGGGGCGAGCAGTGGCGACGATCAACCTGAGCGGGAATGCGCAACGGATGTCGGTTATGGATATGCAGACGCGATACCTGCCTCATCTGCGAAATGCGGCCAGTGAGCTGAGCGTTTTCCTGCGTTGA
- a CDS encoding DUF3309 family protein, whose protein sequence is MLILLIILILVFGFGGYRLGPGLGYYGGGGLSLILLIVLILLLLRVI, encoded by the coding sequence ATGCTTATTCTTCTCATTATTCTGATTCTGGTGTTCGGTTTTGGAGGCTATCGCCTGGGTCCGGGACTCGGTTACTACGGCGGTGGCGGCCTCAGTCTCATCCTCCTCATCGTCCTCATTCTGCTTTTGCTCAGGGTTATTTAG